From Linepithema humile isolate Giens D197 chromosome 8, Lhum_UNIL_v1.0, whole genome shotgun sequence, one genomic window encodes:
- the Ziz gene encoding dedicator of cytokinesis protein 9 isoform X2 yields the protein MSERKFTRGLGKPGMAAQLRETVSQVVRESTVQNKPHLVEPIDFENFVLKNKTLMQNDPQRELLLYPQDDVSQVVLPRRYRTLVPTIQCITNCEEEAENLLTKECLRSYTSNWNLVHYKYAAYSGTYLELPRISKADDLKDEVYEIDTEVDQVDEDLTKNDGITKEGYLMKGPEIGSTDRMFAHIGSKSFKRRFCHLRQEVDGTYILEFFKDERKGEAKLTIVMDFCTEVVRNPKRGRYCFELRMSDTHKSYTLAADNEADMQDWLLKLSSVLQHYKQQEEKRAASLERTCNTPPPSPQPMQVYGTLKGLEQSMNPQLIKYSRETDTSIALARRENRKRLFSVYPHIPHIKAHAGQSVDHNVDPYKEQFGHRIFIKCESLKFRLQAPIDEKETLCQVEPYHTTLSLFDARNGRKLTENFYFDVNHEIVRDMAKELSPVGITTETESTTLPGELKNVPSDWIKCPKQAIFNISNPHPDIFLVVRIDKLLQGNIYQTSEPYLKATKDPRLGLKVHKQVRACCQRLGNYRMPFAWAARPLFRLYSNDLDTSSDFPAIYRQDGNKIKDEELLKLLSEYRKPEKLSKLTVIPGWLKIKIEPITDIPENTLSTSLTPLKPFPIPPTAEPTVEVAEFEGTSERDVHPYTTYVNHLYVYPQALCFDSQKIFTRARNIACIVELRDDDDENVKPLRAIYGRPGSPLLCLRASCAILHHNAVPSWYEEIKMKLPTKLHVKHHILFSFYHISCDMNKKKENGVENCVGYAWAPLLHKGRLNVDIESSIQILPVATHLPSGYLSIQPLGLGKGNAGPDITWIDSQRPIFTVSFQLISTVFTRDLHLHNLFVHAERILDTKPSTTPSDSETCKILKAAHAVQLVTVITFLPTILNQLFALLTCNTSEEVGLYVIRVLIHFINMVHEAGRKEVLQAYIKFVFVLPPLRNGNVTVHEQLARHLPTLLQPSNTDFLVVNKFMHHSSFFFEVMIKSMAQYLLNTGRIKMHRNERFSKDYQEKIKALLEVIMPYLMTKYREMPVETHELNKSLAQFLKRCLTFMDRGFVFSLINSYVDNFSPGDQRTLHDFKFTFLQIICSHEHYVSFNLPIMQSRVASKDNDTDNDTEREPECEDLMNEYCLTEEFCKHHFLAGLLIQEVKISLNEILQTRKVAINTLRDQMAKHELDDRYQNKGQLSRIASIYIPWLGIVLENLHRLQSVQESEIKTEIKQNGANRVSTSSSFLSAKDSNISTTTAGTPKSIHRLTLHLDTQSPARTSMHLRDSTYFAAIAGQGLVNGYSCTSVESDTSTVSGASQSNVSQETAIVRELVENGTGEKKRHSRSLSVTQSSPRCDKLQPSEVKDILLCFLFIVKYLGDHQVIAWWQQCSDTEILNFFTVIEMSLYHFKYIGKRQIASNAANNVGKPRTVKAMTLPARMAPPDFTAENPATSTLQPHNTITRDNLVENDSSKVYQALLEANMATEVGLIALDCLGLFCIHFKDILLANEGDNPVMQKFFNIYLSFLQVGQSETLLRHVFAGLRAFLNNYSIALFQGNAILCGRLCYELLRCCNSKLSSIRQESCALLYLLMRSNFEFTSRKGLTRVHLQVIISVSQMLGNVIGLNNSRFQESLSLINSYASSDKVMKGTGFPVEVKDLNKRIRTVLMATAQMREHNNDPEMLVDLQHSLANSYASTPELRHTWLETMARNHARDGNFSEAACCQLHIAALMAEYLKLRKVHSWGAEAFDQISVNISKDERNLKLDAGEICVQDIHYNESLLLEQLEVCADTLEKAERFELLGHLYRLIVPMYEEKRNYEALANCYSHLAQACNKIVEVTRTGKRLLGRFYRIAFFGTAYFEEETGQEYIYKEPKVTSLSEISERLLRLYSEKFGSENVKMIMDSVPVDVSELDPKIAYIQVTHVTPYFEKSELEMRQTEFEQNNNVSCFMFETPFTKDGKVRGNPEDQWKRRTILTTQYAFPYVKKRIGIAEKRIVELSPIEVALDEMRQRVQELEDVTLIGPTDVKKLQLRLQGSICVTVNAGPLAYASAFLDPALSPQYPDDKVDELKDVFREFVKICYTALQINSKLITPDQYEYQEVLRENYQKLCQNLSSLFGESIWPDEQVGNFKRNSAALFSVISGANNHSSTA from the exons AATAAACCACACTTAGTTGAACCCATTGACTTTGAAAATTTCGTCCTAAAGAATAAGACGCTTATGCAAAACGATCCCCAGCGAGAACTATTGTTGTACCCTCAGGATGACGTTTCT CAAGTGGTTTTGCCAAGAAGATATCGTACTTTGGTGCCAACAATACAATGTATTACAAACTGTGAGGAAGAAGCGGAGAATCTTTTAACAAAAGAATGCTTACGTAGTTACACATCCAATTGGAATCTTGTGCATTACAAATATGCGGCATATAGCGGAACTTATCTTGAGCTGCCAag aatatcGAAGGCAGACGATCTGAAAGATGAAGTATATGAGATCGACACCGAAGTAGATCAAGTGGATGAG GATTTAACGAAGAACGATGGTATAACAAAGGAAGGTTATTTGATGAAAGGTCCTGAGATCGGTAGTACAGACAGGATGTTTGCTCATATTGGCTCGAAATCATTCAAGAGACGCTTTTGCCATCTCAGGCAGGAAGTTGACGGCACTTATATATTGGAATTTTTCAAAGACGAAAGGAAAGGCGAGGCAAAATTGACAATAGTGATGGACTTTTGCACGGAAGTCGTCAGAAATCCAAAGCGTGGAAGGTATTGCTTCGAATTACGAATGAGTGACACCCATAAATCTTACACTTTGGCCGCTGACAATGAGGCCGACATGCAGGATTGGTTGTTAAAACTCAGTTCTGTGTTACAACATTATAAACAACAGGAAGAAAAACGTGCCGCTTCCTTAGAGAGAACTTGCAATACACCTCCACCTTCGCCGCAACCCATGCAG GTTTATGGCACGCTGAAAGGCCTTGAACAGAGTATGAATCCACaactgataaaatattccaGAGAGACTGACACTAGCATCGCTCTAGCAAGGAGAGAGAACAGAAAGAGACTATTCAGTGTGTATCCTCACATACCTCATATTAAGGCGCACGCAGGACAATCTGTAGATCACAATGTGGATCCCTATAAAGAACAGTTTGgtcatagaatttttatcaagtgCGAGAGTCTGAAGTTTCGCTTGCAAGCACCTATCGACGAAAAAGAAACTCTCTGCCAAGTGGAGCCTTATCACACGACATTGAGTCTTTTCGACGCGAGAAATGGCAGAAAGCTCACAGAGAATTTTTACTTCGACGTTAATCATGAAATAGTGCGAGATATGGCGAAGGAACTGAGCCCCGTGGGAATCACGACAGAGACTGAGAGTACTACTCTTCCCGGAGAATTGAAAAACGTTCCTTCAGATTGGATCAAGTGTCCAAAACAG GCAATATTCAACATCAGTAATCCTCATCCGGACATATTCCTTGTTGTGAGGATAGACAAATTGCTCCAAGGAAACATATACCAGACTTCAGAGCCATATTTGAAAGCCACCAAAGATCCAAGATTAGGCTTGAAAGTGCACAAACAAGTCCGAGCGTGTTGCCAAAG GTTGGGAAACTATAGAATGCCTTTTGCGTGGGCTGCAAGGCCACTGTTTAGATTGTATAGCAACGACCTGGATACATCCTCCGATTTCCCAGCTATATATAGGCAAGACgggaataaaataaaggaCGAGGAATTATTAAAACTCCTTTCGGAATATAGAAA GCCTGAAAAGCTTAGTAAATTGACTGTGATACCTGGCTGGCTGAAGATTAAAATAGAACCCATCACAGATATTCCTGAGA ATACGTTGTCGACCAGTCTAACACCGCTGAAACCATTTCCGATACCACCAACGGCGGAGCCGACGGTCGAAGTCGCCGAATTCGAGGGCACTTCCGAGAGAGATGTGCATCCGTACACGACATATGTCAATCATCTCTACGTGTATCCGCAGGCGCTCTGCTTCGACTCTCAGAAAATATTCACCCGTGCTAGGAATATAGCGTGCATCGTGGAGCttcgcgacgacgacgacgaaaaCGTCAAGCCTTTACGA GCGATATATGGCAGACCGGGTTCACCATTATTATGCCTACGCGCATCGTGCGCAATCTTGCATCACAACGCAGTGCCTTCTTGGTACGAAGAGATTAAGATGAAGCTGCCTACAAAGCTGCACGTAAAACATCATATACTCTTCTCCTTTTATCACATAAGTTGTGACATGAacaaaaagaaggaaaatggCGTTGAAAATTGCGTCGGCTACGCCTGGGCACCTTTGCTGCATAAAGGAAG aCTGAATGTGGATATCGAGTCGAGTATCCAGATATTGCCCGTAGCGACGCATTTGCCATCAGGATATCTTTCCATACAACCCCTCGGGCTGGGAAAAGGG AACGCAGGACCGGATATCACCTGGATCGATTCTCAACGGCCGATTTTCACGGTATCTTTCCAATTGATCTCAACGGTATTCACGCGAGATCTGCATCTACACAATCTGTTCGTTCACGCCGAACGCATCTTGGACACGAAACCTTCAACGACGCCTTCGGATTCCGAAACTTGCAAAATCCTGAAGGCGGCACACGCAGTTCAACTAGTCACCGTTATCACGTTTCTGCCTACTATACTGAATCAGCTGTTTGCATTGTTGACGTGTAACACCAGCGAAGAAGTCGGACTGTATGTGATCAGGGTGTTAATACATTTCATAAACATGGTGCACGAAGCCGGGCGTAAGGAAGTTTTACAAGCGTACATCAAG TTCGTGTTCGTCTTGCCTCCTTTGCGAAATGGCAACGTCACGGTTCACGAACAACTGGCTCGGCACTTGCCAACTTTGTTGCAACCGAGCAACACTGATTTTTTGGTGGTGAACAAATTCATGCATCATTCAAGCTTCTTTTTCGAAGTAATGATCAAAAGCATGgcgcaatatttattaaatactggTAGGATAAAG ATGCACAGAAACGAGCGATTCTCGAAAGACTATCAGGAAAAGATCAAGGCGTTATTGGAAGTGATCATGCCATATTTAATGACTAAGTATAGAGAGATGCCAGTGGAGACGCACGAATTGAACAAAAGTCTCGCGCAATTCTTAAAA CGATGTCTCACGTTCATGGATCGCGGTTTTGTGTTTTCTCTCATCAATTCCTACGTGGACAATTTTTCGCCCGGTGATCAACGCACGCTGCATGACTTCAAGTTCACCTTCCTGCAAATTATCTGCTCTCACGAGCACTACGTGTCTTTCAACTTGCCAATAATGCAGTCACGTGTCGCTTCCAAAG ACAATGACACTGACAATGACACTGAGAGAGAACCAGAATGTGAGG ATTTGATGAATGAATATTGCCTAACGGAGGAATTCTGCAAACACCATTTCCTGGCTGGCCTTTTGATACAAGAAGTTAAGATTTCGCTTAATGAAATTCTGCAAACTCGTAAAGTGGCTATTAATACTTTACGAGATCAAATGGCAAAGCACGAATTGGACGATAGATATCAGAATAAG gGTCAATTGAGTAGAATAGCATCAATTTACATACCATGGCTTGGCATTGTATTGGAGAATCTGCACCGACTTCAATCAGTACAGGAAAGCGAGATTAAGACGGAAATTAAGCAAAACGGCGCGAACAGAGTGTCGACCAGCAGCTCGTTTTTGTCAGCCAAAGATAGCAATATCAGCACTACAACTGCAGGCACACCCAAGTCAATTCATAG ACTGACTCTTCATCTGGACACTCAATCACCCGCAAGAACATCCATGCACCTACGAGATTCTACTTACTTCGCCGCGATTGCGGGTCAAGGATTAGTAAACGGATATTCCTGCACCAGTGTCGAATCCGATACATCGACAGTGTCTGGTGCGTCTCAATCGAATGTTTCCCAAGAAACTGCCATTGTGAGGGAACTCGTGGAAAATGGAACGggcgagaaaaagagacaCTCGCGTTCTTTGAGCGTGACGCAGTCGTCGCCCAGGTGCGATAAATTGCAGCCTTCGGAAGTGAAGGACATATTGCTCTGTTTCCTATTTATTGTCAAATATCTGGGCGACCATCAAGTGATTGCTTGGTGGCAACAATGCAGTGACACAGAAATATTGAACTTCTTCACGGTGATCGA gatGAGCTTGTatcatttcaaatatattgGTAAGAGACAAATAGCTTCCAACGCTGCGAATAATGTTGGAAAGCCTCGTACTGTGAAAGCAATGACTTTACCCGCCAGAATGGCGCCGCCAGATTTTACCGCTGAAAATCCTGCTACCAGCACTCTACAACCTCATAATACAATTACTAGAGACAATCTAGTTGAGAATGATAGCAGCAAAGTATATCAAGCTCTACTAGAGGCAAACATGGCCACGGAAGTCGGACTCATCGCACTGGATTGCTTAGGACTCTTCTGTATCCATTTTAAA GATATTCTTTTGGCGAACGAAGGTGACAATCCAGTTATGCAAAAGTTCTTCAACATTTATTTGTCGTTTCTTCAAGTCGGACAATCGGAAACTTTATTACGTCACGTTTTCGCCGGGCTTAGAGcttttttgaacaattattcCATCGCGCTTTTTCAAG GGAACGCTATACTTTGCGGGCGCTTGTGTTACGAGCTACTGCGTTGTTGCAACAGCAAGTTGAGTTCCATACGGCAGGAGTCCTGCGCTTTGCTATATTTACTCATGCGAAGCAATTTCGAATTCACTAGTCGGAAAGGATTGACGAGAGTGCATTTGCAG GTGATTATTTCGGTTTCTCAAATGTTGGGCAACGTAATCGGCTTGAACAATTCGCGATTTCAAGAATCGCTATCGTTAATCAACAGTTATGCCTCCTCTGATAAAGTCATGAAGGGCACAGGCTTCCCAGTCGAAGTAAAAGATCTCAATAAACGAATACGGACGGTATTAATGGCTACCGCGCAAATGCGGGAGCACAATAACGACCCGGAGATGCTGGTCGACTTGCAACATAGTTTGGCCAACTCTTACGCCAGTACACCCGAATTGAGACATACATGGTTGGAGACGATGGCCAGGAATCATGCCAGGGATGGCAATTTCTCGGag gCTGCTTGTTGCCAATTGCATATCGCAGCGCTAATGGCTGAATATCTGAAATTGCGGAAGGTTCATTCATGGGGCGCAGAGGCTTTCGATCAAATTTCTGTGAACATTTCGAAAGACGAACGTAATCTTAAGCTCGATGCTGGTGAGATTT GCGTCCAAGACATTCACTATAATGAAAGTTTACTTCTCGAGCAGTTGGAAGTTTGCGCTGACACATTGGAAAAGGCCGAGCGTTTCGAATTGCTTGGACATTTATATCGCTTAATAGTTCCTATGTAcgaagagaagagaaattaCGAAGCTCTGGCAAATTGCTACTCGCATTTGGCGCAAGCCTGTAATAAAATCGTGGAAGTTACGCGAACGGGAAAGAGATTGCTCGGCAGGTTTTATAGAATCGCATTCTTCGGCACG GCGTACTTTGAGGAGGAAACCGGCCAAGAATATATCTATAAAGAACCAAAGGTGACATCGCTGTCCGAGATATCAGAACGTTTGTTACGTCTGTACAGTGAAAAGTTCGGATCTGAAAACGTTAAGATGATAATGGACTCCGTGCCGGTCGACGTCAGCGAATTGGACCCCAAGATAGCGTACATTCAAGTGACGCATGTAACGCCGTACTTTGAGAAGTCTGAATTGGAAATGCGACAGACAGAATTTGAGCAGAACAACAATGTGTCCTGCTTCATGTTTGAGACGCCGTTTACTAAGGATGGCAAAGTGAGGGGCAATCCGGAAGATCAATGGAAACGCAGAACTATTCTCACAA CGCAATATGCATTTCCATATGTAAAGAAGCGCATTGGAATTGCCGAGAAACGAATAGTAGAGCTCAGTCCTATCGAGGTGGCGTTAGATGAGATGAGGCAGCGCGTTCAAGAATTAGAAGACGTAACTTTGATCGGACCGACGGATGTGAAGAAGCTGCAGTTACGTCTTCAGGGTAGTATTTGTGTAACCGTAAACGCCGGTCCTCTAGCTTACGCCTCCGCATTCTTGGATCCCGCGCTATCACCGCAATATCCCGACGACAAAGTGGACGAGTTGAAAGATGTTTTCAG GGAGTTTGTCAAGATATGCTATACAGCGTTGCAAATTAATAGCAAACTGATCACGCCCGATCAATATGAGTACCAAGAAGTGCTGCGCGAGAATTATCAGAAATTGTGCCAGAATTTATCGTCCTTGTTCGGGGAATCGATATGGCCTGACGAGCAAGTGGGAAATTTTAAACGCAACAGCGCCGCTCTCTTCAGTGTCATCAGCGGCGCTAATAATCACAGCAGTACAGCCTAA